In Flavobacterium hankyongi, the genomic window AATCATTCATTATTTACTTTCTTTTTTAGCTGCTTCTTGTACTTGCTTTCTTAATTCCATTTCCTGTTCAGAAGCTTCCATCTCGTATTCTGAAGGATCTACATAATCTGATGCGAGTATAGAATCTTTATTTACTTTAGCATATTCTAAATCTCCAGTTAAAACTTTTTTAACTGAATTGATATAAGCATCATTCTTTTTTAATTTAAACTCTAGTGAATCTGCTTTTAATCCTAAAAAAAGAGCATCCTCTTTCAATTGAGTTGAAGAATACCCAGGAATATACTCACGTAGGGGTGTAAAAGCAATTAAATAACTTGTTATTGATATTAAAAAAATTGCACCTATTGTTCCTAAAACAAAAACATTAAGTATGCTTAGTTTTAATGAGAACTGTTCCTCAAAAGTTTCTTCATTCAAAATGACTAATCTTCGAGGGGTTTTTATGGCTTTAAAAAAGGCTTTTCTTTTTAATCTTTTTTTGGACATAGTATCTTGTCTAACACTACAAATATACTAATTTGGAAATCCAGAAACTGTAATCAGATAATAATTAGTTAAAAATTGAGCCTAAGATTATTTTCTTTAATATATTTGCTGAATAATTTAAGCTTAAAAAGCATAATTTAAATACATCATGGGAAGACTTGGAACTACTGAAATTATTATAATACTAGTTGTTGTTTTATTACTTTTTGGAGGTAAAAAAATTCCAGAATTAATGAAAGGTTTAGGAAGCGGTTTGAACGAATTCAAAAAAGCTTCTAAAGGAGAAGATACCACTACTGCAAAGAAAGAAGACGAAACTAAAGAGTAAACAGAAATTGTTTACTTTTCTTTTATGGATAAAACAGACGCAAAAATTCTAAACATTCTACAAAAAGATTGTACACTTTCGGTGAAAGATGTTGCGGCTATGGTGGGACTTTCTTATACTCCAACGTACGAGAGGATTAAACATCTTCAAGAATCTGGAGTTATCAAGAAAAGTGCTGTTATCCTTAATCCTTCAAAAGTGGGTATTAAGCTTTTTGCTTATTGTAATATCACTCTTAAAAAACAATCTCGAGAAAATTTAAAAAATTTCGAGGAACAAGTAATGGAAATGCCTGAAATTCTAGAGGTAACTAGTCTTTCAGGCATTTATGATTATATGTTAAAAATTGCCACCACCGACATTGATGCTTACAATGATTTTGTGGTGAATAAATTAGCCAATATCCCAAACATTGGTCAATATCACAGTAATATTGTGATGAGTATGGTGAAAAACGAAACTTCATACTTTTTACCAGAAAACTAAATTATCTGTTTTCTTTTTTGGATAAACTCCTCTTTTATTTTATCATTTTGTAAATTACCAATACTTCCCTCATGGGTATGGTTGAATGTTTTACTGTTGTATTCAAACTGATTTTCTTCCACTTGTTTTGATACTATTTTATAGGCTTCCCTGAATGGAATTCCAGATAAAACCAATTCATTGACCACTTCTACCGTAAACAAATTAAGGTATTTTTCATCCGAAAGAATATTCTGTTTTACAGTAATATTCTCTAGCATTACCTGAAGCATATCCAAGCATTCTTTCAATGTAATTATGGCAGGAAACAAACATTCCTTAGTTAATTGCATATCTCTGTGATATCCAGAAGGCAGATTGTTCGTCAGTAACGTCAATTCATTCGGCAATGCCTGGATTCTGTTACATTTGGCTCTGATCAACTCAAAAATATCTGGATTCTTTTTATGAGGCATGATACTGCTTCCCGTTGTCAATTCTTTTGGAAAAGAAATAAACCCAAAATTCTGGTTCATGTATAAACACACATCCATCGAAAATTTGGTCAACGTTGCGGCAATACCAGCTAAAGCCATAGCTGTAGTTTTCTCAATTTTCCCTCTTGTCATTTGGGCATACACCACATTATGATTCATCGATTCAAAATTGAGTAACAGTGTTGTAAATGTTCTGTTCAATGGAAATGAAGAACCATACCCAGCTCCCGAACCCAATGGATTTTTGTTGGCCATGTGATATGCCGCTAAAATCAGTTCCAGGTCATCGCATAAACTTTCGGCATAAGCACCAAACCATAACCCAAATGAGGAAGGCATAGCCAGTTGAAAATGGGTATAACCTGGTAATAAATCCTCTTTATGTTTATTACTTAAATCAATTAAACTATTAAAAACAGTTTCGGTTTTTTCAACAATCTGCTTGAGTTCAGCTTTGATGAACAACTTGATATCCAACAGGGACTGATCATTTCTTGAACGTCCAGCATGGATTTTTTTCCCTACTTCCCCTTTCATTTGAGTCAGCAATAACTCTACTTGTGAGTGTACATCCTCTACCCCTTCTTCAATCACAAAAGTTTTATCATAGATCGTTTTCAGAATAGCATCCAACCCTTCATGTGCTTGTTTCAACTCTTCTGTAGTTAACAATCCTATGTCATGCAACATAGATGTATGGGCAAGCGATCCTTTGATATCGGCTTCTGCCAAAGATAAATCCCAGATTGTATCCTGTCCGATGGTAAATTGTTCTACCATTGCAGAAATGGAAGTTTTTACGTTATCCGATGTATTTTGCCACAGTTTCATGATCTGTCTTATTAAATTTTTCAAGCATTTCGATATAAATTTCAATGCCTTTGTTAATTTCTTCTACATAAATATATTCATTGGCCGTATGCGATCTTGCCGAGTCGCCCGGTCCCATTTTGAATGTTGGGAATCCATTCATCAAAGCCTGATCCGAAGTAGTTGGAGAAGCATAAATTGCTCTTCCCAACGCCATACCGCTTTGCACAATAGGATGCTCTTTCGGTGCAAACGAAGGATTTAACCTTGTCGAACGCGGAATCACTTCACAATCAACATGCTGCTTGATAATTTCCAAAGCCTGTTCATTATTGTATTTATCAGTTGTTCTGATATCAACTGTAAACTGGCAGCTTTCAGGTACCACGTTATGCTGTATACCCGCATTGATAATTGTCACCGACATTTTGACTTTGCCTAGCATTTCAGATTCCTCAGGAAACTCAAACGTTCTGAACCATTCAATAGCTGCCAAAGCTTTGTAAATCGCGTTTTCCCCTTCTTCCCTGGCGGCATGCCCTGATTTTCCGTGGGCAATACAATCAATCACGAATAAACCTTTTTCGGCAATGGCAATATCCATTTTAGTAGGTTCTCCCACAATTCCGAAATAAATCGTCCCTAATTCAGGTAAGACAATTTCGACTCCGTTATTCCCAGATATTTCTTCTTCAGCAGTCGCAGCGTAAATCAAATTGAACTGCAAGTCCTGTCTGTCATAAAAATGCAAAAAACAAGCCGCTAAAGAAACAAGCGGTCCGCCTGCATCATTACTTCCCAAACCATATAAAATTCCGTCCTCGATATCAGGACTAAAAGGATCTCTTGTGTATTGTTTGTTCGGTTTTACAGTGTCGTGATGCGAATTCAGTAAGATGGTTGGTTTTGAATCGTCAAAATACTTGTTCTTTACCCAAACATTATGCAGTAATCGCTCCGTTGGAATGCCTTTCTGAACAAAAAAATTATTTAAGATTTCGGCTGTTTTATCTTCCTGTTTACTGAAGGATTCCGTCGCAATCAATTTTTGCAAGAGCTCCAAAGCTTCTTTTTGTAACTGTTCCATTTTTTAAATTATTTGGGTTCCGATAAAGGATTCGCCTTGTTCTGTGGCATAATCAGCATGACAGATTTCCACTTTGGTTACTTTTGATTCACTAGCTCTGAATGCGTTTTCTAATTTCGGAAGCATTCCTTTGGATATAATCTGTTGGTCTTTAAGCCATTCATATTCGTTTTTATCTAAAATCCGCAACCACGAACCATCCAATTCGGGATTGGTCAAAACGCCTAACTTTTCAAAACAAAATCTGAGGTTCACATCATTCGTTTCCGATAGTGCCATGGCCACTTCTGTTGCTATAGTATCCGCATTGGTATTTAACAAATTTCCTTTCCCGTCGTGCGTAATCGGACTGATAACAGGTACAATTCCATTGTCTATAAGACTTTGCAAGAAATCGGCATTAACGCTTTCTACGTCACCTACCCAACCATAATCAATCGTTGGATGATTTCTTTTAACCGATTGGATGATATTACCGTCAACTCCACTTAATCCAATAGCATTAGATGATTTTGACTGTAATTTAGCCACAATAGTTTTGTTGACTAATCCAGCATACACCATCGCGGTAATTTTCAACGTTTCGGCATCGGTAACACGTCTACCATCAATGATTTGCTGTTCGATATTCAGCTCTTTTGCTAAATTGGTAGCCAGTTTTCCGCCGCCGTGAATCAATATTTTAGGACCATCTAGTTTTGCAAAACGGTTCAAAAAATCGTCCAGTTTAATTGCATCATCAATAATATTTCCACCTATTTTTATTACGTGTACCATAAATTAAAAATTAGTTTCCAGTATTTTTTTCAATACTGTCTGTGCTGCGTATACTCTGTTTTCCGCTTGTTGCAGAATTAAAGAATTCTCACTATCCAAAACCTCATCTGATAATTCGACATTTCTTCTCACTGGTAGGCAATGCATGACTTTTGCCGAATTTGTAACTTTCAATTTTGCATTGGTCAACA contains:
- a CDS encoding peptidase gives rise to the protein MSKKRLKRKAFFKAIKTPRRLVILNEETFEEQFSLKLSILNVFVLGTIGAIFLISITSYLIAFTPLREYIPGYSSTQLKEDALFLGLKADSLEFKLKKNDAYINSVKKVLTGDLEYAKVNKDSILASDYVDPSEYEMEASEQEMELRKQVQEAAKKESK
- the tatA gene encoding twin-arginine translocase TatA/TatE family subunit, with product MGRLGTTEIIIILVVVLLLFGGKKIPELMKGLGSGLNEFKKASKGEDTTTAKKEDETKE
- a CDS encoding Lrp/AsnC family transcriptional regulator translates to MDKTDAKILNILQKDCTLSVKDVAAMVGLSYTPTYERIKHLQESGVIKKSAVILNPSKVGIKLFAYCNITLKKQSRENLKNFEEQVMEMPEILEVTSLSGIYDYMLKIATTDIDAYNDFVVNKLANIPNIGQYHSNIVMSMVKNETSYFLPEN
- the argH gene encoding argininosuccinate lyase, yielding MKLWQNTSDNVKTSISAMVEQFTIGQDTIWDLSLAEADIKGSLAHTSMLHDIGLLTTEELKQAHEGLDAILKTIYDKTFVIEEGVEDVHSQVELLLTQMKGEVGKKIHAGRSRNDQSLLDIKLFIKAELKQIVEKTETVFNSLIDLSNKHKEDLLPGYTHFQLAMPSSFGLWFGAYAESLCDDLELILAAYHMANKNPLGSGAGYGSSFPLNRTFTTLLLNFESMNHNVVYAQMTRGKIEKTTAMALAGIAATLTKFSMDVCLYMNQNFGFISFPKELTTGSSIMPHKKNPDIFELIRAKCNRIQALPNELTLLTNNLPSGYHRDMQLTKECLFPAIITLKECLDMLQVMLENITVKQNILSDEKYLNLFTVEVVNELVLSGIPFREAYKIVSKQVEENQFEYNSKTFNHTHEGSIGNLQNDKIKEEFIQKRKQII
- a CDS encoding M20 family metallo-hydrolase; translation: MEQLQKEALELLQKLIATESFSKQEDKTAEILNNFFVQKGIPTERLLHNVWVKNKYFDDSKPTILLNSHHDTVKPNKQYTRDPFSPDIEDGILYGLGSNDAGGPLVSLAACFLHFYDRQDLQFNLIYAATAEEEISGNNGVEIVLPELGTIYFGIVGEPTKMDIAIAEKGLFVIDCIAHGKSGHAAREEGENAIYKALAAIEWFRTFEFPEESEMLGKVKMSVTIINAGIQHNVVPESCQFTVDIRTTDKYNNEQALEIIKQHVDCEVIPRSTRLNPSFAPKEHPIVQSGMALGRAIYASPTTSDQALMNGFPTFKMGPGDSARSHTANEYIYVEEINKGIEIYIEMLEKFNKTDHETVAKYIG
- the argB gene encoding acetylglutamate kinase, producing MVHVIKIGGNIIDDAIKLDDFLNRFAKLDGPKILIHGGGKLATNLAKELNIEQQIIDGRRVTDAETLKITAMVYAGLVNKTIVAKLQSKSSNAIGLSGVDGNIIQSVKRNHPTIDYGWVGDVESVNADFLQSLIDNGIVPVISPITHDGKGNLLNTNADTIATEVAMALSETNDVNLRFCFEKLGVLTNPELDGSWLRILDKNEYEWLKDQQIISKGMLPKLENAFRASESKVTKVEICHADYATEQGESFIGTQII